aatatttttctttccgGCGGAATGGACGTCACTGGTGATCTGCCCGTGGAAATGTGGTATCGGGAAATCAATAGCTACGATTTCCAAAAGGCACAATTTGCACCAACAGCGGGGCACTTTACCCAGTTAATATGGAAGGGATCCAAAGAAATGGGTTCCGGTGTGGCGCGAAAGTaagttttgaatatttttcataatttttttgaaatgtcTTAACTATTTTCCAACCTACAGGGCGGATAGAACATGGGTGGTTTGCAACTACAATCCACCTGGAAACGTGGTCGGGCAATTCAAAGACAAtgtgccaccaaaaaaataagccAAATTCCCAGTTAAATTGATGAAACtttctttatttataaaattataacaaGCTGCCTTTGAAATAAATCATACAATATTATACTTTTTTGGCTTTATAAGTaatatttagaatttttaCACGGTCCtttattttcttcattttctGGATGTGTGGATTCCATATCAGACTCCGAGAGAAACAATTTTCGTGGAaggacatttattttaaaaaatcgtcGTATATTTCCTGCTGGATGGTAATTACAAACTAACCATACATGAGTCTTActgaaatattgaaataaaactttcaaataatgaaaaaaatgttattcaaaaaatacttACTCTGAAGCCACGCCAACGCCAAGGTATTGACTACTCTGCCAAACCATTTGGGTAAAGTGCCCTGTATAAAGACCAAAACCGGGTTTCAAATAATCATAGTGATACTTTTCTTGATACCAAagtttcaataattttttcaCACAGAAAAGATCCTTGCGGGCACACATAATATTCTCACCGTATGTGGGAAGGGGTCGCGTTTCCAAAAGATTATTGGCGGCCAAGTGCTAAGGTAATACAAATTATAATTCAATATAATTAGGCCTTAAGAAAAAGTCAAGACCGATTTGTTGAGCAATTCGCTCTCAAtcatttaaaaccaaaaaggaaagctaacttgggTTAGGAaaatatcttccccaattcccatccgattctcaagcggagtaccttaaacgatttgtggatcgatttgccaccattctgcattaaaatcccaagacaaaatatttttcagtttttttgtccatttttgtgatgggatcccttgaaaatggggttttccctatttggCGCACAGtgtcggctatatcttccccaattctcatccgattctcaagcgcagtaccttaaacgatttgtggatcaatttgccaccattctgcattaaaatcccaagacaaaatatttttcagattttttgtccatttttgtgatgggatcctttgaaaatggggatttccctatatggcccacagtgatagctatatctttcccaattctcatccgattctaaagcggagtaccttaaacgatttgtggatcgatttgccaccattctgcattaaaatcccaagacaaaatatttttcagattttttgtccatttttgtgatgggatcccttgaaaatggggttttccctatttggCGCACAGtgtcggctatatcttccccaattcacatccgattctcaagcgcagtaccttaaacgatttgtggatcaatttgccaccattctgcattaaaatcccaagagaaaatatttttcagattttttgtccatttttgtgatgggatcccttgaaaatggggttttccctatttggCGCACAGtgtcggctatatcttccccaattctcatccgattctcaagcgcagtaccttaaacgatttgtggatcaatttgccaccattctgcattaaaattccaagacaaaatatttttcagattttttgtccatttttgtgatgggatcccttgaaaatggggttttccttatatggcccacagtgatggctatatcttccccaattcttattcgattcgcaagcggagtaccttaaacgatttgtggatcgatttgccaccattctgcattaaaatcctaagagaaaatatttttcagattttttgtccatttttgtgatgggatcccttgaaaatggggttttccctatatggcccacagtgatagctatatctttcccaattctcatccgatactaaagcggagtaccttaaacgatttgtggatcgatttgccaccattctgcattaaaattccaagacaaaatatttttcagtttttttgtccatttttgtgatgggatcccttgaaaatggggttttccctatatggcccacagtgatagctatatctttcccaattctcatccgatactaaagcggagtaccttaaacgatttgtggatcgatttgccaccattctgcattaaaatcccaagacaaaatatttttcagttttttttgtccatttttgtgatgagatcccttgaaaatggggttttccctatttggCGCACAGtgtcggctatatcttccccaattcacatccgattctcaagcgcagtaccttaaacgatttgtggatcaatttgccaccattctgcattaaaatcctaagagaaaatatttttcagattttttgtccatttttgtgatgggatcccttgaaaatggggttttccctatatggcccacagtgatagctatatctttcccaattctcatccgatactaaagcggagtaccttaaacgatttgtggatcgatttgccaccattctgcattaaaatcccaagacaaaatatttttcagtttttatttgtccatttttgtgatgagatcccttgaaaatggggttttccctatatggcccacagtgatagctatatctttcccaattctcatccgattctaaagcggagtaccttaaacgatttgtggatcaatttgccaccattctgcattaaaatcccaag
This region of Drosophila bipectinata strain 14024-0381.07 chromosome 2L, DbipHiC1v2, whole genome shotgun sequence genomic DNA includes:
- the LOC108125904 gene encoding Golgi-associated plant pathogenesis-related protein 1; translation: MARKPPPIPKTHERTPGPRGQDTKANNELFLQEVFNTTNKLRGMHGCPALTINAELNKIAQEWANHLRDKNAMEHRPNPKFGENIFLSGGMDVTGDLPVEMWYREINSYDFQKAQFAPTAGHFTQLIWKGSKEMGSGVARKADRTWVVCNYNPPGNVVGQFKDNVPPKK